A stretch of the Clavibacter sp. B3I6 genome encodes the following:
- the leuA gene encoding 2-isopropylmalate synthase: MKNTQTPSGMPIHKYRPFHEQIAVDLPDRTWPTRRITEAPRWCAVDLRDGNQALIDPMSPERKRIMFDLLVRMGYKEIEVGFPSASQTDFDFVRSLIEEDAIPEDVTIQVLTQAREHLIARTYESIRGARQAIVHLYNSTSVLQRDVVFRTDRQGIIDIALEGARLCKRYEETIPDVDVYYEYSPESYTGTELEFAAEICNRVIEVLDPSPERKVIINLPATVEMATPNVYADSIEWMCRHLDRRDEVIVSLHPHNDRGTAVAAAELGYLAGADRIEGCLFGNGERTGNVDLVALGINLFTQGIDPEIDFSDLDAIKRTAEHCNQLAVPERSPWAGDLVYTAFSGSHQDAIKKGFEAMAADAAAQGVTVDDIPWAVPYLPVDPQDLGRSYEAVIRVNSQSGKGGVAYLLKADHALDLPRRLQIEFSGVVQTKTDAEGGEVTSAQIWSIFQDEYLPAPLDRVEDKWGRFELTSTRTSSDMGGTVSLQVELRDGDEVRGAEASGNGPIAAFLQVLADQGVDVRLLDYVEHALSASGDARAASYIELEVDGVRLWGVGIDEDSSTASLEAIVSGVNRAIRRGVRTPEPVAV; this comes from the coding sequence ATGAAGAACACGCAGACCCCCAGCGGGATGCCGATCCACAAGTACCGCCCGTTCCACGAGCAGATCGCCGTGGACCTGCCGGACCGCACCTGGCCCACCCGCCGGATCACCGAGGCGCCGCGCTGGTGCGCGGTCGACCTCCGCGACGGCAACCAGGCGCTCATCGACCCGATGAGCCCCGAGCGCAAGCGCATCATGTTCGACCTGCTGGTGCGCATGGGCTACAAGGAGATCGAGGTCGGCTTCCCGTCGGCGAGCCAGACCGACTTCGACTTCGTGCGCAGCCTCATCGAGGAGGACGCGATCCCCGAGGACGTGACGATCCAGGTCCTCACGCAGGCGCGCGAGCACCTCATCGCCCGCACCTACGAGTCGATCCGCGGCGCGAGGCAGGCCATCGTTCACCTCTACAACTCCACGAGCGTGCTGCAGCGCGACGTCGTGTTCCGCACGGACCGCCAGGGGATCATCGACATCGCGCTCGAGGGCGCCCGGCTGTGCAAGCGGTACGAGGAGACCATCCCGGACGTCGACGTCTACTACGAGTACTCGCCCGAGAGCTACACGGGCACCGAGCTCGAGTTCGCCGCCGAGATCTGCAACCGCGTGATCGAGGTGCTCGACCCGAGCCCGGAGCGCAAGGTCATCATCAACCTGCCCGCGACCGTCGAGATGGCGACCCCGAACGTCTACGCCGACTCCATCGAGTGGATGTGCCGCCACCTCGACCGCCGCGACGAGGTCATCGTGTCGCTGCACCCGCACAACGACCGCGGCACCGCCGTCGCCGCCGCGGAGCTCGGCTACCTGGCCGGCGCCGACCGCATCGAGGGCTGCCTGTTCGGCAACGGCGAGCGGACCGGCAACGTCGACCTCGTCGCCCTCGGCATCAACCTCTTCACGCAGGGCATCGACCCCGAGATCGACTTCAGCGACCTCGACGCCATCAAGCGCACCGCGGAGCACTGCAACCAGCTGGCCGTGCCCGAGCGGAGCCCGTGGGCCGGCGACCTCGTGTACACGGCCTTCAGCGGATCGCACCAGGACGCCATCAAGAAGGGCTTCGAGGCGATGGCCGCCGACGCGGCCGCGCAGGGCGTCACGGTCGACGACATCCCGTGGGCCGTGCCGTACCTGCCGGTCGACCCGCAGGACCTCGGCCGCTCCTACGAGGCCGTGATCCGTGTCAACTCGCAGTCCGGCAAGGGCGGCGTCGCGTACCTGCTCAAGGCCGACCACGCGCTCGACCTGCCGCGCCGCCTGCAGATCGAGTTCTCCGGCGTCGTGCAGACCAAGACCGACGCCGAGGGCGGCGAGGTCACGAGCGCGCAGATCTGGTCGATCTTCCAGGACGAGTACCTGCCCGCGCCGCTCGACCGCGTCGAGGACAAGTGGGGCCGCTTCGAGCTCACCTCCACGCGCACGTCGAGCGACATGGGCGGGACCGTCTCCCTCCAGGTCGAGCTCCGCGACGGCGACGAGGTGCGCGGTGCCGAGGCGTCCGGCAACGGCCCGATCGCCGCGTTCCTGCAGGTGCTCGCCGACCAGGGCGTCGACGTCCGGCTGCTCGACTACGTGGAGCACGCGCTGAGCGCGAGCGGCGACGCGCGGGCCGCGTCCTACATCGAGCTCGAGGTCGACGGCGTGCGCCTCTGGGGCGTCGGCATCGACGAGGACAGCTCGACGGCGTCGCTCGAGGCGATCGTCTCGGGCGTCAACCGGGCGATCCGCCGGGGCGTCCGCACGCCGGAGCCCGTCGCGGTCTGA
- the era gene encoding GTPase Era: MTDPRDDETAGATTDDATTAAPAPLSDEAWGIDRDAEPARTKRKPRGGAPAYRAGFVSFVGRPNVGKSTLTNALVGEKVAITSSKPQTTRKAIRGIVHRPDGQLILVDTPGIHRPRTLLGERLNALVQTTLGDVDVIGLCIPADERIGPGDRFINEQLDEYPRARKIAIVTKTDSASRHAVAEQLLAVQELRDWDAIVPVSAVEAIQLDALVGELLKALPVSEQLYPDDAVTEEGLEARISELIREAALEGVQDELPHSLAVTIDDMIQREDKELLEIYANLFVERDSQKGIVIGAQGSRLKHVGQVARAQIEPLVGTRVFLSLRVKIAKDWQRDPKLLGRLGF; the protein is encoded by the coding sequence ATGACTGATCCCCGGGACGACGAGACGGCCGGTGCCACGACCGACGACGCCACGACGGCGGCGCCCGCGCCGCTCTCCGACGAGGCCTGGGGCATCGACCGCGACGCGGAGCCCGCGCGGACGAAGCGCAAGCCGCGCGGCGGGGCCCCGGCCTACCGCGCCGGGTTCGTCTCCTTCGTCGGCCGCCCGAACGTGGGGAAGTCCACGCTCACCAACGCGCTGGTCGGGGAGAAGGTCGCCATCACCAGCTCCAAGCCGCAGACGACCCGGAAGGCCATCCGCGGCATCGTGCACCGCCCCGACGGGCAGCTGATCCTCGTCGACACGCCCGGCATCCACCGCCCGCGCACGCTCCTCGGCGAGCGGCTGAACGCGCTGGTGCAGACGACCCTCGGCGACGTCGACGTCATCGGCCTCTGCATCCCCGCGGACGAGCGGATCGGCCCGGGCGACCGCTTCATCAACGAGCAGCTCGACGAGTACCCGCGCGCCCGCAAGATCGCCATCGTCACGAAGACCGACTCCGCCTCGCGCCACGCGGTCGCCGAGCAGCTGCTCGCCGTGCAGGAGCTCCGCGACTGGGACGCCATCGTGCCCGTCTCCGCGGTCGAGGCCATCCAGCTCGACGCGCTCGTCGGCGAGCTGCTGAAGGCCCTGCCCGTGTCCGAGCAGCTCTACCCGGACGACGCCGTGACCGAGGAGGGCCTCGAGGCCCGCATCTCGGAGCTCATCCGCGAGGCCGCGCTCGAGGGCGTGCAGGACGAGCTCCCGCACTCCCTCGCCGTCACGATCGACGACATGATCCAGCGCGAGGACAAGGAGCTCCTCGAGATCTACGCGAACCTGTTCGTCGAGCGGGACAGCCAGAAGGGCATCGTCATCGGCGCCCAGGGGTCGCGTCTGAAGCACGTCGGGCAGGTGGCGCGCGCCCAGATCGAGCCGCTCGTGGGCACGCGCGTGTTCCTGTCGCTGCGCGTGAAGATCGCCAAGGACTGGCAGCGCGACCCGAAGCTGCTCGGCCGCCTCGGGTTCTGA
- a CDS encoding trimeric intracellular cation channel family protein, whose amino-acid sequence MDPVPLTIPLWADLLAVSIGSLQGAMFAAGFRDRRLDLLGVAIIGTATGLGGGLLRDVFLDVTPAALSSNWLMLVAVAAALGGMLLERIFTRLDVVITVLDALTIGLFCAIGTSKALAAGVPEVPAVFIGVVSAVGGSFVRDLLLNLPIAMMHVGSLYAVAALVGAVIVVALAAFGIPMWVAAIVCVAVTATTRLLAVRFGWSLPEQRALSRLRFTALRRPRPRR is encoded by the coding sequence ATGGATCCCGTCCCCCTCACCATCCCGCTCTGGGCGGACCTCCTGGCGGTCAGCATCGGCAGCCTGCAGGGCGCCATGTTCGCGGCGGGCTTCCGCGACCGGCGGCTCGACCTCCTCGGCGTCGCCATCATCGGCACGGCGACCGGACTCGGCGGCGGCCTCCTCCGTGACGTGTTCCTCGACGTCACGCCCGCCGCGCTCTCCAGCAACTGGCTCATGCTCGTCGCCGTGGCCGCCGCGCTCGGGGGCATGCTGCTCGAGCGGATCTTCACGCGCCTCGACGTCGTCATCACCGTGCTCGACGCGCTCACCATCGGCCTCTTCTGCGCCATCGGCACCTCGAAGGCCCTCGCGGCGGGCGTGCCGGAGGTGCCCGCGGTCTTCATCGGCGTGGTCTCGGCCGTGGGCGGCTCGTTCGTCCGCGACCTGCTGCTCAACCTGCCCATCGCGATGATGCACGTGGGCTCGCTCTACGCGGTCGCGGCGCTCGTCGGCGCGGTCATCGTGGTGGCGCTGGCGGCGTTCGGCATCCCCATGTGGGTCGCGGCCATCGTCTGCGTCGCCGTGACCGCCACCACGCGGCTGCTCGCGGTGCGCTTCGGCTGGAGCCTGCCGGAGCAGCGGGCGCTCAGCCGGCTGCGGTTCACGGCGCTCCGTCGGCCGCGCCCGCGGCGCTGA
- a CDS encoding esterase family protein: MLKDLADLPIISPSFVTAVAVLPVVVLVLLAVIARRARLVRGARAASPARAAGVLALAALLGTLAGIALAWLLGDVLDLFDVVLSTPTRGWTALGGMGLGIALVVLVGSRRAVTGVGGRAAPPRHLRALHAALTVLVVPLVVLAAGIGINDDIQEFPNAAALFGVSRISPLDVTALPARVPADDAGAGEASTPLDETWTAGEDVPRRGRVGSVTIPGTQSGFAARDALVYLPPAALVADAPRLPVVVAMSGQPGTPLDIFGAGRVDTLMDDYAAEHQGLAPIVVVPDQLGAEGANPMCVDSALGNSETYLTVDVPAWIRAHLRVLPDRTDWAVLGFSQGGTCALQLGAAHPDLFGTLVDISGEVAPTRGADTVEAGFGGSQEAYEAAFPAAVMAARAPYADMSAFFCSGEDDEEYRPQVERMLAAATAAGMDTRMGIAPGRAHDWGAVTSCVQDALPALGQRMGLAR; this comes from the coding sequence GTGCTCAAGGATCTCGCCGACCTGCCCATCATCTCCCCGTCCTTCGTGACCGCGGTGGCGGTGCTGCCGGTCGTCGTGCTCGTGCTCCTGGCCGTCATCGCCCGCCGCGCGCGGCTCGTGCGCGGCGCCCGGGCCGCGTCGCCCGCCCGCGCGGCCGGGGTCCTGGCGCTGGCCGCGCTGCTCGGCACGCTGGCGGGGATCGCACTGGCCTGGCTCCTGGGCGACGTGCTCGACCTGTTCGACGTCGTGCTGTCCACCCCGACGCGCGGCTGGACGGCGCTCGGGGGCATGGGACTCGGCATCGCCCTGGTGGTCCTCGTGGGCAGCCGCCGCGCCGTGACCGGCGTCGGCGGACGCGCGGCACCGCCGCGGCACCTCCGCGCGCTGCACGCGGCCCTGACCGTCCTGGTGGTGCCCCTGGTCGTGCTCGCCGCGGGGATCGGCATCAACGACGACATCCAGGAGTTCCCGAACGCGGCCGCGCTGTTCGGCGTCTCCCGCATCAGCCCGCTCGACGTCACGGCGCTCCCGGCTCGCGTCCCCGCGGACGACGCTGGGGCCGGCGAGGCCTCGACACCGCTGGACGAGACCTGGACGGCGGGGGAGGACGTCCCCCGCCGGGGTCGCGTCGGGAGCGTCACCATCCCGGGCACGCAGTCGGGCTTCGCCGCGCGCGACGCCCTCGTCTACCTCCCGCCGGCCGCCCTCGTCGCCGACGCGCCTCGGCTGCCCGTCGTCGTCGCCATGTCGGGCCAGCCGGGCACGCCCCTGGACATCTTCGGCGCCGGACGCGTCGACACGCTCATGGACGACTACGCCGCGGAGCACCAGGGTCTCGCCCCCATCGTCGTGGTCCCGGACCAGCTCGGCGCCGAGGGCGCGAACCCCATGTGCGTCGACTCCGCGCTCGGGAACTCGGAGACCTACCTCACCGTCGACGTGCCCGCGTGGATCCGCGCCCACCTCCGCGTGCTGCCCGATCGCACCGATTGGGCCGTGCTCGGCTTCTCCCAGGGCGGGACGTGCGCCCTGCAGCTCGGCGCCGCGCACCCCGACCTCTTCGGGACGCTCGTCGACATCTCCGGCGAGGTCGCGCCGACCCGGGGCGCCGACACCGTCGAGGCCGGCTTCGGCGGCTCGCAGGAGGCGTACGAGGCGGCCTTCCCCGCGGCCGTCATGGCGGCCCGGGCACCGTACGCCGACATGAGCGCGTTCTTCTGCTCCGGGGAGGACGACGAGGAGTACCGCCCGCAGGTGGAGCGGATGCTGGCCGCCGCGACGGCCGCCGGGATGGACACCCGCATGGGCATCGCGCCCGGACGCGCGCACGACTGGGGCGCGGTGACCAGCTGCGTCCAGGACGCGCTGCCGGCCCTCGGCCAGCGCATGGGGCTCGCCCGATGA
- a CDS encoding response regulator transcription factor — MPTPPIRVALVDDQALFRTGVRMLISSQPDLEFAGEAANGQEAVDLARRERPDVILMDIRMPVMDGIQATAEVLRAAEARGDRPPRVLVLTTFDLDESAARAIRAGASGFVLKDADPEFLLAAIRTVHAGNSVIAASATRQLLEHFDPGSQPRVAPPAFAALTSREREIFVLAARGLSNAEIAQAEFLSEATVKTHVSRILAKLSLRDRVQLVVFAFEHRLTGSSTAG, encoded by the coding sequence GTGCCCACCCCACCCATCCGCGTCGCCCTGGTCGACGACCAGGCCCTGTTCCGCACGGGCGTCCGCATGCTCATCTCCTCGCAGCCCGACCTCGAGTTCGCGGGCGAGGCCGCAAACGGGCAGGAGGCCGTCGACCTCGCGCGTCGCGAGCGACCCGACGTGATACTCATGGACATCCGCATGCCCGTCATGGACGGGATCCAGGCCACGGCCGAGGTCCTGCGGGCGGCGGAGGCCCGCGGCGACCGGCCGCCCCGGGTCCTCGTGCTCACGACCTTCGACCTGGACGAGAGCGCCGCCCGCGCCATCCGGGCCGGCGCCAGCGGGTTCGTCCTGAAGGACGCCGACCCCGAGTTCCTGCTCGCCGCCATCCGCACCGTCCACGCGGGCAACTCCGTCATCGCGGCCTCGGCGACCCGGCAGCTGCTCGAGCACTTCGACCCGGGCTCCCAGCCCCGGGTGGCGCCGCCGGCCTTCGCGGCGCTCACCTCCCGCGAGCGGGAGATCTTCGTCCTCGCGGCCCGGGGCCTCAGCAACGCGGAGATCGCGCAGGCCGAGTTCCTCAGCGAGGCCACGGTGAAGACGCACGTCAGCCGGATCCTCGCGAAGCTCAGCCTCCGCGACCGCGTGCAGCTCGTGGTCTTCGCGTTCGAGCACCGGCTGACCGGGTCGTCGACCGCGGGGTAG
- a CDS encoding sensor histidine kinase codes for MLRRIPRYQLVLDLVLAAAFVAVLAPGSIGVAAASAFGVFAFATSGISLLLVLVMGAALAVRRLSPGLSLAVAWAGASLQMGQGGGVEPGDLAIAGVVYCTAAYGGRVVRALGLASAIVGGVVAALYLSYASGRVPIGSAALSTGEWTSFVTLFLFLLLCAWSVLLASWTAGRLVVASRASHASRDAQEAAERDQARALHDVVVEQERNRIARDMHDVVAHSLAVVIAQADGARYARLVDPEAADQALRTISTTARQALGDVRILLAQLRHSEDDSPQPELKELSDLIDQMRSTGLAISFGETGQPGAFGTGQQLAVYRIVQEALTNALRHGDVAHPVEVELAWEPDGVSVAVRSRTLPDPVRPARTTTGIIALPVLPPAPTPPAQPVGHGLAGMRERATLSGGRFSAGVREGVWTVSAWIPFAPATRPVPRVPVAGAGAEAGSRPLTLDELFPPEAAAAGTATPGAPTSPHRTAAARGAARRAREDRPAGP; via the coding sequence ATGCTCCGCCGGATCCCGAGGTACCAGCTCGTCCTCGACCTCGTCCTCGCCGCGGCGTTCGTGGCCGTGCTCGCGCCGGGGTCGATCGGCGTCGCCGCCGCGAGCGCGTTCGGCGTCTTCGCCTTCGCCACCTCCGGGATCTCGCTGCTCCTCGTGCTGGTCATGGGCGCGGCCCTCGCCGTCCGGCGCCTGTCACCCGGCCTGTCGCTCGCCGTCGCGTGGGCGGGCGCGTCCCTCCAGATGGGCCAGGGCGGCGGCGTGGAGCCCGGCGACCTCGCCATCGCGGGCGTCGTGTACTGCACAGCCGCGTACGGCGGCCGGGTCGTCCGCGCGCTGGGGCTCGCGTCCGCGATCGTCGGCGGCGTGGTGGCCGCGCTGTACCTCTCCTACGCGTCCGGCCGCGTGCCGATCGGCAGCGCGGCGCTCAGCACGGGGGAGTGGACCTCGTTCGTCACCCTGTTCCTGTTCCTCCTCCTCTGCGCGTGGAGCGTGCTCCTCGCGTCGTGGACGGCGGGTCGCCTCGTGGTCGCCTCCCGCGCCTCGCACGCGAGCCGGGACGCCCAGGAGGCGGCCGAGCGCGACCAGGCGCGGGCGCTCCACGACGTCGTCGTCGAGCAGGAGCGCAACCGCATCGCGCGGGACATGCACGATGTCGTCGCGCACTCGCTGGCCGTCGTCATCGCCCAGGCCGACGGCGCGCGCTACGCCCGGCTGGTGGATCCCGAGGCCGCCGACCAGGCGCTCCGCACCATCTCCACCACCGCCCGGCAGGCGCTCGGCGACGTGCGGATCCTGCTGGCGCAGCTCCGGCACAGCGAGGACGACTCCCCGCAGCCCGAGCTCAAGGAGCTGAGCGACCTCATCGACCAGATGCGCTCCACCGGCCTCGCCATCTCGTTCGGCGAGACGGGCCAGCCCGGCGCCTTCGGGACGGGGCAGCAGCTCGCGGTCTACCGGATCGTGCAGGAGGCGCTCACCAACGCCCTGCGCCACGGCGACGTCGCGCACCCGGTCGAGGTGGAGCTCGCGTGGGAGCCCGACGGCGTCTCGGTCGCCGTGCGCAGCCGCACGCTCCCGGATCCCGTGCGGCCCGCCCGCACCACGACGGGCATCATCGCCCTGCCCGTGCTGCCGCCCGCGCCCACCCCGCCCGCGCAGCCGGTGGGCCACGGCCTGGCGGGCATGCGCGAGCGCGCGACGCTCTCCGGCGGCCGGTTCTCCGCGGGCGTGCGCGAGGGCGTGTGGACCGTCTCGGCCTGGATCCCCTTCGCCCCCGCCACGCGCCCCGTGCCGCGCGTCCCCGTGGCGGGCGCGGGCGCCGAGGCGGGCAGCCGACCCCTCACGCTCGACGAGCTGTTCCCGCCGGAGGCCGCCGCGGCCGGGACGGCGACGCCGGGCGCCCCGACCAGCCCGCACCGCACGGCCGCAGCGCGCGGGGCGGCCCGCCGCGCCCGCGAGGACCGGCCCGCCGGACCCTGA
- a CDS encoding bifunctional lysylphosphatidylglycerol flippase/synthetase MprF encodes MRPTSRLLTVSGTARALARRARDLRATSGIAAVILVLAVLPAVSEAGGRVVHHQLATGYVAVVERGHWWTTATAAFLTDGPVELVVSLVAVLVLVGVAERLMGWWRTLLGFVLTGTVGSLLGIAVQAQGLVDGELWSHGVRGIATADPLTAVAGVLALASAWAGVLWRRRIRVVLVVVVLVFLLYSGQPSDLYRLLAILVGGVVGALVHRPAGGARWQRSSHHEVRVMLATVVAILGTGPAIALLSRSRYGPLAPIALLFVDDRVPGDAVSTRCLSSDFTHDCLQEIMLARIGGGAGPILLSVAPLLALLVAAYGLARGRRFAVWLAVSVNLLLAVLSAYAFGMLVHRDMVSPRLSASPSAHPEAVAALVASVMLPLGSAVVLVLLRRHFTILSTAPAIRRFLVTTGAALAGLMALFVAVGLALPDAFTRTVDLGDLLAEAPDRFIPASFLRGESLDFLPTDAITDVVYRGVGPTFWIILVVASLRAIADVRMAAAPRAQALVRPALRRGAIGSLSHMATWPGNSYWIAADGQTVVAYRVVGSVAITTAAPLGPPDDERALRDVLGQFARFADDNGWTPVFYSVPASLAPLFHDMGWETLVVAEETVVRPGTWQTTGKRWQDVRTSINRADRAGIRAEWTTWAELPLAWAGQIEQMSEEWVAEKELPEMGFTLGGVEELRDPQVRLMLAVDADDRVQAATSWLPTWRDGEVIGWTLDFMRRRPDGVNGVMEFLIARSAMRMKEDGVSFMSLSAAPLAQTRTASSATDARSADDGAERQEGAVERILEFLADSLEPVYGFRSLLEYKRKFQPELVPLIMAYPDPTALPAVGLALTRAYLPSTSVRDLTRVLRSTR; translated from the coding sequence ATGAGGCCGACCAGCCGGCTCCTGACCGTCTCCGGCACCGCACGCGCGCTGGCGAGGCGCGCGCGGGACCTCCGCGCGACCTCCGGCATCGCCGCGGTGATCCTCGTGCTCGCCGTGCTCCCCGCGGTCTCCGAGGCGGGGGGTCGCGTCGTGCACCACCAGCTGGCCACGGGCTACGTGGCCGTCGTCGAGCGCGGGCACTGGTGGACCACCGCGACGGCCGCGTTCCTCACCGACGGCCCGGTCGAGCTCGTGGTCTCCCTCGTCGCCGTGCTGGTGCTCGTGGGCGTGGCCGAGCGGCTCATGGGCTGGTGGCGGACGCTCCTCGGCTTCGTGCTCACGGGCACCGTGGGCTCCCTCCTCGGCATCGCCGTGCAGGCGCAGGGCCTCGTGGACGGCGAGCTCTGGTCGCACGGCGTGCGCGGCATCGCGACGGCCGATCCGCTCACCGCGGTCGCCGGCGTGCTCGCGCTCGCGAGCGCCTGGGCCGGCGTGCTGTGGCGTCGGCGCATCCGCGTGGTGCTCGTGGTCGTGGTCCTCGTGTTCCTGCTCTACTCGGGCCAGCCGTCCGACCTCTACCGCCTGCTCGCGATCCTCGTGGGCGGCGTCGTCGGGGCGCTCGTGCACCGGCCCGCGGGCGGCGCGCGCTGGCAGCGCAGCTCGCACCACGAGGTCCGCGTCATGCTCGCGACGGTCGTGGCGATCCTCGGCACGGGCCCGGCCATCGCCCTGCTGTCGCGCAGCCGCTACGGCCCGCTCGCGCCCATCGCGCTGCTGTTCGTGGACGACCGCGTCCCCGGCGACGCCGTCTCCACCCGCTGCCTCTCGAGCGACTTCACCCACGACTGCCTGCAGGAGATCATGCTCGCCCGCATCGGGGGAGGCGCAGGGCCCATCCTGCTGTCGGTCGCGCCGCTGCTGGCGCTGCTCGTCGCGGCCTACGGCCTGGCGCGCGGGCGCCGCTTCGCAGTGTGGCTCGCGGTGAGCGTCAACCTGCTCCTGGCCGTGCTGTCGGCGTACGCGTTCGGGATGCTCGTGCACCGCGACATGGTCTCGCCGCGGCTGTCCGCGTCCCCCTCCGCGCACCCGGAGGCGGTCGCCGCGCTCGTCGCGTCGGTGATGCTGCCGCTCGGCAGCGCCGTGGTCCTCGTGCTGCTGCGGCGGCACTTCACGATCCTCTCCACCGCGCCTGCGATCCGGCGGTTCCTCGTGACCACGGGCGCGGCGCTGGCGGGCCTCATGGCGCTGTTCGTGGCGGTGGGGCTCGCGCTCCCCGACGCGTTCACGCGCACGGTGGACCTCGGCGACCTGCTCGCGGAGGCACCCGACCGCTTCATCCCGGCGTCGTTCCTGCGGGGCGAGTCGCTCGACTTCCTCCCGACCGACGCGATCACCGACGTCGTGTACCGCGGGGTGGGGCCGACGTTCTGGATCATCCTGGTCGTCGCGAGCCTCCGGGCCATCGCGGACGTCCGCATGGCCGCGGCGCCCCGGGCGCAGGCGCTCGTGCGGCCGGCGCTCCGGCGCGGCGCGATCGGGTCGCTCTCGCACATGGCCACCTGGCCGGGGAACTCCTACTGGATCGCGGCCGACGGGCAGACGGTCGTCGCCTACCGGGTGGTCGGCAGCGTCGCGATCACCACCGCGGCGCCCCTCGGCCCGCCCGACGACGAGCGTGCGCTCCGGGACGTCCTCGGTCAGTTCGCGCGCTTCGCCGACGACAACGGGTGGACGCCCGTCTTCTACAGCGTGCCCGCCTCCCTGGCGCCGCTGTTCCACGACATGGGCTGGGAGACGCTCGTCGTCGCCGAGGAGACGGTCGTCCGGCCGGGCACCTGGCAGACCACGGGGAAGAGGTGGCAGGACGTCCGCACGTCCATCAACCGCGCGGACCGCGCCGGCATCCGCGCGGAGTGGACCACCTGGGCCGAGCTCCCGCTCGCGTGGGCCGGCCAGATCGAGCAGATGTCCGAGGAGTGGGTCGCCGAGAAGGAGCTGCCCGAGATGGGCTTCACCCTGGGGGGAGTCGAGGAGCTGCGCGACCCGCAGGTGCGCCTCATGCTCGCCGTGGACGCCGACGACCGCGTGCAGGCCGCCACAAGCTGGCTGCCCACCTGGCGCGACGGCGAGGTGATCGGCTGGACGCTCGATTTCATGCGCCGCCGGCCCGACGGCGTCAACGGCGTCATGGAGTTCCTCATCGCCCGCTCCGCCATGCGCATGAAGGAGGACGGCGTCTCGTTCATGAGCCTGTCCGCGGCACCCCTCGCGCAGACCCGCACGGCCTCCTCCGCGACGGACGCCCGGTCGGCGGACGACGGCGCGGAGCGGCAGGAGGGCGCGGTCGAGCGGATCCTCGAGTTCCTCGCCGACTCGCTGGAGCCGGTCTACGGCTTCCGCTCCCTGCTGGAGTACAAGCGCAAGTTCCAGCCGGAGCTCGTGCCGCTGATCATGGCCTACCCCGACCCGACCGCCCTGCCCGCCGTGGGCCTCGCGCTCACGCGCGCGTACCTGCCGTCCACCTCGGTGCGCGACCTCACCCGCGTCCTCCGCTCGACGCGCTGA